A window of the Dyadobacter pollutisoli genome harbors these coding sequences:
- a CDS encoding glycerophosphodiester phosphodiesterase has translation MKKYFFIFAMMMIAVMQAKALTSNVSNADSSAETTKDNAIKPKFKNYKLIAHRGGICEDIYEEYDPRSIQAAIDSGYYMLEIDVRATKDSILVVNHYDELKITYGLDKNISSMTLAEFKKIKAIKGGYNPLTLEEVLKMMKKRDVKIMVDLKLEVTPWYNKKINDILKKYDMLEDAVFLRNDVINLYEAGKFGFRMSEMDKIKQMVKDGKNVANKYYLFDNGNKINADAARWCQKNNILVCPSVNFGHYTLEDPTKGAKRDIEYLIKCGVTMFQIDSDFDAFFE, from the coding sequence ATGAAAAAGTATTTTTTTATTTTCGCAATGATGATGATAGCTGTGATGCAGGCAAAAGCATTGACTAGCAACGTATCAAATGCAGATAGTAGTGCAGAAACTACAAAAGACAATGCAATCAAACCCAAGTTTAAGAATTATAAATTAATTGCACATAGGGGAGGAATTTGTGAAGACATATATGAAGAATATGACCCCAGATCAATTCAGGCGGCAATTGATAGCGGATATTATATGTTAGAAATTGACGTCAGAGCCACAAAGGATAGCATACTCGTTGTCAATCATTACGATGAATTAAAAATTACTTATGGGCTTGATAAGAATATATCATCCATGACCCTTGCAGAATTTAAAAAGATAAAAGCTATAAAAGGAGGGTACAACCCTTTGACACTGGAAGAAGTTTTGAAAATGATGAAAAAGAGGGATGTAAAAATCATGGTCGACCTTAAACTGGAAGTAACACCATGGTATAACAAAAAAATTAACGATATCCTTAAAAAATATGACATGCTGGAAGATGCTGTATTTCTTAGAAACGACGTGATCAATTTATACGAAGCGGGTAAATTTGGTTTCAGAATGAGTGAAATGGACAAAATCAAGCAGATGGTTAAAGATGGTAAGAACGTTGCCAACAAGTATTATCTGTTCGATAACGGAAACAAGATCAATGCGGATGCAGCAAGATGGTGTCAAAAAAACAACATATTGGTTTGTCCATCAGTTAATTTCGGACACTACACACTGGAAGATCCCACCAAAGGGGCGAAACGGGATATTGAGTACTTAATCAAATGTGGTGTTACCATGTTCCAGATCGATTCTGATTTTGATGCTTTCTTTGAGTAG
- a CDS encoding RNA polymerase sigma-70 factor, giving the protein MRVSYEPPLFDDQLAASLLRDDEKAFSEIYNRYWQRLYVFALSKLNDETGAEETIQTVFVDLWQKRRRNQIDNLSSYLYKAVKNKCIDHIRQRLVKDRHEEFLLNTFVDEDMGTEELLALQELKAVIDLSMKQLPEKTREIFKLSRLDGLSVREVSLALSVPQRTVEYHLAHALKVMRGCLRDFIVFGGN; this is encoded by the coding sequence ATGCGAGTTTCATACGAGCCCCCTTTATTTGACGATCAATTGGCAGCAAGCCTGCTTCGGGACGACGAAAAAGCATTTAGTGAGATATATAACCGTTACTGGCAACGGCTATACGTTTTTGCGTTGAGTAAGCTCAATGACGAAACGGGCGCCGAAGAGACTATCCAGACGGTTTTTGTAGATCTATGGCAAAAACGCAGGCGCAATCAAATTGACAACCTATCATCGTACCTCTACAAAGCGGTGAAAAACAAGTGTATAGACCACATTAGACAACGATTGGTAAAAGACCGGCACGAAGAGTTCTTGCTCAACACTTTTGTAGACGAAGACATGGGCACCGAAGAATTGCTCGCCTTGCAGGAATTGAAAGCGGTGATCGATCTGTCTATGAAGCAGCTTCCTGAAAAAACCCGGGAAATATTTAAACTCAGCCGGCTAGACGGCTTATCCGTACGGGAAGTGTCGCTCGCACTTTCCGTTCCCCAACGCACTGTGGAATATCACCTGGCACATGCTTTGAAAGTGATGCGTGGTTGTCTGAGGGATTTTATAGTTTTTGGAGGCAATTGA
- a CDS encoding DUF6454 family protein, giving the protein MMTSIGYAQKSSSNLLIHQRLLKLNVSSKWNKTAAISLKFDAHHTQGMIKIGDYFYMSSVEVIKKTERYEQPINGLDRDTGIGKGHIFKFDKDGNLLADLLVGSGDIYHPGGIDYDGTYIWIPVTEYRPNSSSIIYKLKVETMELTEVVRIKESIGAIVHNLQNNTLTGANWGARKFYTWKLDKNRKVNNRNLAPEKLAKENPSFHTDYQDCKYLGDGLMLGSGKMVYKNDVTEFHIGSWEIFNLNDFRPVRQIPVTLWSPTGEMMCNNPAAVEVTDKGLRAYFVPDDEEKAVLFIYDIEL; this is encoded by the coding sequence ATGATGACAAGTATTGGATATGCTCAGAAGTCTTCCTCAAACTTGTTGATTCATCAGCGACTATTGAAGTTAAATGTCAGTAGTAAATGGAATAAAACAGCTGCTATCTCTTTAAAATTTGATGCACATCATACACAAGGAATGATCAAAATTGGCGATTATTTTTATATGAGTTCGGTAGAAGTAATTAAAAAGACAGAGCGATATGAGCAACCTATAAATGGTCTGGATAGAGATACTGGTATCGGAAAGGGGCATATTTTTAAGTTTGACAAAGACGGAAATTTATTGGCAGATCTATTAGTGGGTTCAGGAGATATTTATCATCCGGGAGGCATTGATTATGATGGAACATATATCTGGATTCCAGTGACAGAGTATCGGCCTAATAGTTCTTCCATTATCTACAAACTCAAAGTAGAGACAATGGAGCTGACAGAGGTGGTTCGTATCAAAGAATCCATTGGCGCAATCGTTCATAATCTTCAAAATAATACGCTGACTGGCGCGAATTGGGGCGCCAGGAAGTTTTATACCTGGAAACTTGATAAGAACCGGAAAGTAAATAATCGAAATCTTGCACCAGAAAAATTGGCCAAAGAAAATCCTTCTTTCCATACTGATTATCAGGATTGCAAATACCTTGGCGACGGTTTAATGCTTGGTTCGGGAAAAATGGTATATAAAAATGATGTAACTGAATTTCATATTGGAAGTTGGGAGATTTTTAATCTGAACGATTTTCGCCCGGTTCGACAAATTCCTGTAACGCTATGGTCTCCAACCGGAGAGATGATGTGCAATAATCCTGCCGCCGTTGAGGTTACAGATAAGGGTCTGAGAGCATATTTTGTACCTGATGATGAGGAAAAGGCAGTTTTATTTATTTATGATATTGAATTATAG
- a CDS encoding TonB-dependent receptor, with translation MKTVTLLVALIFCAFSLHAQNNLGAFTGRVLDGTNSKAEPLVAVSITFKNESTGFQTHTVTNNDGFFKIEDLPLGGPYSVLVTYVGFGSKLLKGYTLNQGDNIIIPDVLLSGSETKLDEIVVKGFSYTSARQRIGVATKISGEALNRIPTTSRNYQDLAKLSPLTLGTNIAGARSNGRGLTIDGVSNRMNMFGSTPEGAFPVSMEAIREFEVATNTYNVADGRGGAGSIKAITKSGNNQFHADAWSYYTGGSLAGVQVNHVNDVWSKGKKGEYTNTQYGLSLSGPIIKNKIHFFATYDRYIQEQPWQTWNFATAGVDQADAENTLGITKDNLDKIVNQLETNFGVPKVQQYGSMKIKRTTDNALARFDFNLSEVNHLTFKANYHVYVQPDKAPGGGLFSTQYKGRQRDASFLLNLTSRFSSGLKNDLKLSYSDLKRTGNNVYPRVPVGVVKVKSTLPNGASKEVNVVFGNQYWAPETIGSNDIQLIDNLTFTKGKINWLVGTDLQYNHISDLLTHNQQGEFVYYSLDNLIKNKPNEFNRKVPMTASAGKYVHPEILTTGFYGQGTWNAGKELEMTVGLRYDLTYLPQKPKADALLLSELGLKSDVAPLDWNNLQPRFNLNWDVNGKGTDQLKFGAGFFASEFTTQALSFALINNAGNYKSVSVRAGDPNMPEANWPAYYQDFSNTPGYENWIKPSGINVDNIPNAVHLLDKNLQTPMTFKMNLNYTKFITNRFYLSGGLYLNRTTNQYMLENKNLSDAPKFNVAEEKNRGVYVAPGLVNSNGLADYKNARKSARFNEVLMFTNANWAQLSYFAVIEGAYKILDGEIRGSYTYGHSKGGVRYNSGNPQDMFFTTTSYGSYKSNAKNWNDDDDLRHKVVVSLLTPTYKGFSLSANLILSQWDHFYSNLNRDQNGDNTSYSANEDMSFIFDPATAPDAIKNDLQYVWDNTSKYYRDYLNKYKGDFGGFNGGLQPWRKQFDISAIKDIKIAKTNKLSLRVDIFNVLNLINYKWGGYDFVSNTRLYQVTGFNAATQKYTYSVDKTAGNLRYTVDANKLYRIQFGLKYSL, from the coding sequence ATGAAAACGGTAACTTTACTAGTAGCACTTATTTTTTGTGCATTTTCACTGCATGCCCAAAATAATTTGGGAGCCTTCACCGGAAGGGTGCTCGACGGCACCAATTCCAAAGCCGAGCCGCTGGTAGCGGTATCGATTACTTTCAAGAACGAGTCAACGGGTTTTCAAACCCATACCGTGACCAACAATGATGGTTTTTTTAAAATAGAAGATCTTCCCCTGGGTGGTCCTTATTCCGTGTTGGTTACTTATGTAGGGTTTGGCTCCAAACTACTGAAGGGATACACCCTGAATCAGGGAGACAATATCATCATTCCGGATGTGTTGCTTTCGGGTTCAGAGACTAAACTGGATGAAATTGTGGTCAAGGGCTTTTCTTATACCTCCGCACGACAACGCATTGGTGTTGCAACGAAAATAAGCGGTGAGGCTTTAAACAGAATACCGACCACTTCAAGGAATTATCAAGACCTTGCAAAGTTATCGCCATTAACACTAGGTACCAATATTGCCGGTGCCCGCAGTAATGGAAGAGGCCTTACTATTGATGGTGTTTCTAACCGTATGAACATGTTTGGATCGACTCCGGAAGGTGCTTTCCCTGTGTCAATGGAAGCAATCAGAGAATTTGAGGTCGCCACAAACACTTATAATGTTGCCGATGGACGTGGTGGAGCAGGATCAATCAAGGCGATCACTAAATCTGGCAACAACCAATTTCATGCCGACGCATGGAGCTATTACACCGGAGGAAGTCTTGCAGGCGTTCAGGTAAATCACGTGAATGATGTTTGGAGCAAAGGTAAAAAAGGTGAATACACCAACACGCAATACGGATTGAGTTTAAGCGGTCCGATTATTAAAAATAAGATACACTTTTTTGCTACTTATGATCGATATATCCAGGAGCAGCCATGGCAGACATGGAATTTTGCAACTGCTGGTGTAGATCAGGCAGACGCAGAAAATACCTTAGGAATTACTAAGGATAACCTGGACAAAATTGTTAATCAGTTAGAAACGAACTTTGGCGTTCCAAAAGTGCAGCAATATGGCAGCATGAAAATTAAGAGGACGACCGATAATGCACTCGCCAGATTTGATTTTAATCTAAGTGAAGTAAACCATTTAACGTTCAAAGCGAATTACCATGTTTATGTACAACCAGACAAAGCTCCTGGCGGCGGTCTTTTTAGTACGCAATATAAAGGCAGACAAAGAGATGCGAGTTTCTTGCTTAACCTAACATCAAGATTTAGTTCTGGGTTAAAGAACGATTTGAAACTATCCTATTCCGATCTTAAAAGAACAGGTAACAATGTCTATCCAAGAGTTCCGGTCGGTGTTGTAAAAGTAAAATCTACTTTGCCTAACGGTGCATCAAAAGAGGTGAATGTAGTATTTGGAAATCAATATTGGGCGCCTGAAACCATTGGATCGAATGATATTCAGTTAATTGACAATTTAACTTTTACAAAAGGGAAAATAAATTGGTTGGTTGGAACCGATCTTCAGTACAACCATATTAGTGATTTGTTAACACACAATCAGCAAGGTGAATTTGTATACTATTCACTTGACAACCTGATTAAAAATAAGCCTAACGAATTTAACAGAAAGGTCCCGATGACCGCAAGCGCCGGGAAGTACGTACATCCGGAAATCCTGACCACAGGATTTTATGGCCAAGGTACATGGAATGCTGGCAAGGAGCTTGAAATGACAGTAGGATTGCGCTACGACCTTACTTATTTGCCTCAAAAACCTAAGGCAGATGCTTTGTTGCTAAGCGAATTAGGCCTTAAAAGTGATGTAGCCCCGTTAGATTGGAATAATCTTCAGCCCAGATTTAATTTGAACTGGGATGTTAACGGCAAAGGAACTGATCAATTGAAGTTTGGCGCCGGCTTTTTCGCAAGTGAATTTACGACCCAGGCTTTATCATTCGCATTGATCAACAACGCGGGTAACTATAAATCTGTTTCTGTCAGAGCGGGTGATCCTAATATGCCAGAAGCCAACTGGCCAGCCTATTACCAGGACTTTTCTAATACACCCGGATATGAAAACTGGATTAAACCCAGTGGAATTAATGTAGATAACATTCCGAATGCGGTTCATTTGCTGGATAAAAATCTGCAAACACCCATGACGTTTAAAATGAATTTGAACTATACCAAGTTTATTACTAACAGATTTTATTTATCCGGTGGTTTGTATTTGAACAGGACCACTAACCAATATATGTTAGAAAATAAAAACCTTTCTGATGCTCCTAAGTTTAATGTAGCAGAAGAAAAAAATAGGGGTGTGTATGTGGCTCCTGGTTTGGTAAATAGCAATGGACTTGCCGATTATAAAAACGCCCGGAAGTCTGCTCGATTTAATGAAGTGTTGATGTTTACGAATGCAAATTGGGCACAACTTAGCTACTTTGCTGTGATTGAAGGCGCTTACAAGATACTGGACGGAGAAATTAGAGGATCATACACTTATGGCCACTCAAAAGGAGGTGTTCGTTACAATTCGGGTAACCCACAGGATATGTTCTTTACCACTACTTCTTACGGCAGCTATAAGTCGAATGCCAAGAATTGGAACGATGATGACGACCTGAGACATAAAGTAGTAGTGTCATTATTAACACCAACCTACAAAGGATTTAGTTTGAGTGCAAACCTTATTCTTAGCCAGTGGGATCACTTCTATTCAAACCTCAACAGGGACCAGAATGGTGACAACACTTCTTATAGTGCTAATGAGGACATGTCGTTTATTTTTGACCCGGCTACTGCACCAGATGCAATTAAAAACGACCTGCAATATGTGTGGGATAATACTTCTAAATATTACAGAGATTATCTGAATAAATACAAAGGTGATTTTGGTGGATTTAACGGAGGCTTACAGCCTTGGAGAAAGCAATTCGACATTAGCGCAATAAAAGACATTAAAATTGCGAAGACCAATAAATTGTCGTTAAGGGTTGACATCTTCAACGTATTGAATTTAATCAATTACAAATGGGGTGGATATGATTTTGTAAGTAACACGCGCCTTTATCAAGTAACCGGCTTTAACGCAGCTACTCAAAAGTATACTTATAGTGTTGACAAAACGGCTGGTAATCTAAGATATACAGTTGACGCTAATAAATTGTATCGTATCCAGTTTGGATTAAAGTATTCATTGTAG